Proteins co-encoded in one Psychromonas sp. L1A2 genomic window:
- a CDS encoding NosD domain-containing protein: MLRFFHCSILFTACLVSTALQAKPVVDLSIEQLINTFKLPAFTQTIFVDSTLNTNCLQYDPDTRLCGKGEQLSVSQLSDATKIAKPGTLFLIRQGDYQQALHVSRSGDKKAYIGFSAYQNEKVRIIGVDSIDQRQAYGAIWLDEASYILINGITVTDSVGFGRFLNAHHNIFSNNNFTGSTLYNDGKNASKRGGLYIAFSHHNQIVNNRFQKGTDLLSLVHSNYNRVEGNIMNLAGHDLWNIKCGSFNVVRNNVFSNKKQKLGAVFDCEEGTMDWHGNGRFKQSTPVLDASQYNLIEHNVFKDAVRYYSTSGGNGIQYAGQYGIIRFNTFYHTNVGFSLASYRTEAAYTYSNRIYNNTFHDNWCVGIAVGRWIEKFEDNQFVNNILWNNQGVGASQCNTQNATQILFSRKEGDQWFVRNSIASDKSDQVIGLWGVANKMSVYDFEGSFISVQFKDTLAKDPLFANSAKHDYRLSTNSPMIDSGVMLSNIISDSGKGLQVEVQDSQFFYDGAGIEGEPGDQIMILSAENKSLQSATIVHIDRKLNLLTLDKMVSWQKGDMISLPYQGTQPDLGAFEFVKKLQ; the protein is encoded by the coding sequence ATGCTTCGGTTTTTTCATTGTTCTATTTTATTTACTGCTTGTTTAGTGAGTACTGCCTTGCAAGCGAAACCAGTTGTAGACTTGTCCATAGAACAACTAATAAATACATTTAAGTTACCTGCTTTTACACAAACTATTTTTGTTGATTCAACATTAAATACAAATTGTCTGCAGTATGATCCTGACACTCGTTTATGTGGCAAAGGAGAACAGTTGTCTGTCTCTCAACTATCTGATGCCACTAAAATAGCTAAGCCTGGAACTCTTTTCTTAATACGCCAAGGTGATTATCAACAAGCATTACATGTGAGCAGGTCTGGCGACAAAAAAGCCTATATTGGATTTAGTGCTTATCAGAATGAAAAAGTGAGAATTATAGGCGTGGACTCCATTGATCAAAGGCAAGCATACGGAGCAATTTGGTTAGATGAAGCCTCTTATATATTAATCAATGGTATTACCGTTACCGATAGTGTTGGTTTTGGGCGATTTTTAAATGCACACCATAATATATTTTCTAACAATAATTTTACTGGTTCTACACTTTATAATGATGGTAAAAATGCCAGTAAACGTGGTGGATTGTATATCGCTTTTAGCCATCATAATCAGATAGTCAATAACCGTTTTCAAAAAGGAACTGACTTACTATCATTAGTGCATTCAAATTATAACCGAGTTGAAGGCAATATAATGAACCTAGCAGGTCATGATCTTTGGAATATCAAATGTGGTAGCTTTAATGTCGTTAGAAATAACGTATTTAGTAACAAAAAGCAAAAGCTAGGTGCGGTATTTGATTGTGAAGAAGGAACGATGGATTGGCATGGGAATGGACGTTTCAAGCAATCAACGCCAGTATTAGATGCCAGTCAATATAATCTCATCGAGCACAATGTTTTTAAAGATGCTGTCCGCTACTATTCAACGAGTGGTGGCAATGGTATTCAATATGCTGGACAATATGGCATTATTCGTTTTAATACTTTTTATCATACCAATGTAGGGTTTAGTCTTGCCAGTTATCGCACAGAAGCTGCTTACACTTACAGTAACCGTATTTATAATAATACGTTTCATGATAATTGGTGTGTTGGTATCGCGGTTGGTCGTTGGATAGAAAAATTTGAAGATAATCAGTTTGTAAACAATATTTTATGGAACAACCAAGGTGTGGGAGCAAGTCAGTGCAATACCCAAAATGCGACCCAGATTTTATTTAGTAGAAAAGAGGGAGATCAGTGGTTTGTGCGTAACAGTATTGCCAGTGATAAAAGCGATCAAGTTATTGGGTTATGGGGCGTTGCAAATAAAATGAGTGTTTATGATTTTGAAGGTAGTTTCATCTCTGTGCAATTTAAAGATACTTTAGCTAAAGATCCTTTATTCGCAAATTCAGCTAAGCACGATTACCGTCTATCTACGAATAGTCCGATGATTGATTCTGGGGTTATGTTAAGCAACATTATCAGTGACAGCGGGAAAGGATTGCAAGTTGAAGTGCAAGACAGTCAATTTTTCTACGACGGTGCAGGTATTGAAGGTGAGCCTGGAGATCAAATCATGATTCTATCTGCAGAGAATAAAAGCTTACAAAGCGCGACCATTGTTCATATTGATCGAAAATTGAATCTTTTAACCTTAGATAAAATGGTCTCTTGGCAAAAGGGCGATATGATCTCTTTGCCTTATCAAGGTACTCAACCTGATCTTGGTGCATTTGAATTTGTTAAAAAGCTTCAATAG
- a CDS encoding Nif3-like dinuclear metal center hexameric protein yields the protein MNNRKLANKLDQFLEIHQFKDYCPNGLQIEGREQVKKIITGVTANQALIDAAIEHNADAILVHHGFFWKGEAQQIVGMKYKRIKSLIENGINLYAYHLPLDVHPELGNNKQLADLLGITDRRPLEPWDKRSVGRVGKFEQAVTPGELINTITKQLNREPLWIDGGKPEIKTIAWCTGGGQDYITIAAEQGIDAFISGEISERTTHIAKEMGIHYFSAGHHATERYGAKALGEWLEAEMGFDVTFIDIDNPV from the coding sequence ATGAATAATCGTAAACTTGCAAACAAACTTGATCAATTTTTAGAAATTCATCAATTTAAAGACTATTGTCCTAACGGGTTACAAATTGAAGGGCGTGAACAAGTTAAAAAAATCATTACTGGCGTGACTGCTAATCAAGCGCTCATCGATGCTGCAATAGAACACAATGCCGATGCTATTCTTGTACACCATGGTTTTTTCTGGAAAGGTGAAGCGCAGCAGATTGTAGGAATGAAGTACAAGCGTATTAAATCACTAATTGAGAATGGCATTAATTTATATGCGTATCACTTACCGCTCGATGTCCATCCTGAATTAGGTAATAACAAACAATTAGCCGATTTATTAGGAATCACTGATCGCCGCCCGTTAGAACCATGGGATAAACGTAGCGTAGGGCGTGTCGGTAAGTTTGAACAAGCAGTGACACCAGGTGAGCTAATTAACACTATTACCAAACAACTTAATCGAGAGCCATTATGGATTGATGGTGGAAAGCCTGAAATTAAAACCATTGCTTGGTGTACTGGCGGTGGACAAGATTATATTACCATTGCAGCCGAGCAAGGTATTGATGCGTTTATTAGTGGTGAAATTTCTGAACGAACAACTCATATTGCTAAAGAGATGGGGATTCATTATTTTTCAGCGGGGCATCATGCAACGGAACGCTATGGCGCAAAAGCATTAGGTGAATGGTTGGAAGCTGAAATGGGCTTTGACGTGACCTTTATCGATATCGATAATCCGGTTTAA
- a CDS encoding ABC transporter substrate-binding protein, producing the protein MNKNKITKALILGLGLSFATTSFTAFAANVPEGTKLAAKQEFVKGNGSEVASIDPHKTQGVPESNVIRDLLEGLVNQDSDGNTIPGVAERWETTDNKTFIFHLRKDAKWSNGDPVTAEDFVYSFQRAVDPATASPYSWYLDMTTMVNASDIIAGKKDKSTLGVKAIDENTLEIKLASSVPYFVMMMGHTTMKPVHKATVEEFGDQWTKPENFVGNGAFVMSKWVINERIEMTPNKYYWDNEKTVLTKVTYLPLENYVAEMNRFLAGEIDMTYELPNEHFKRLQKEHADSLAIKGDLCTYYYSLNTLKPPFDDVRVRKAVSYAIDRNVITKFLLGKGEKPAYGLTPEIVANFNPELPEYAKLTQKERDTKAKALLEEAGYNKSNPLKFSLLYNTSENHKKLAVAIGSMWKKTLGIEVTLENQEWKTYLETKNQGNFQVARASWCGDYNEASTFTSLMEGQNTTGGVHYKSDAYDKLTKQAIESTSETERQQLYYGQEKLLAEDMPIIPVYQYVKARLLNPHVGGYAKNNAEDKIYSKDLYIIAE; encoded by the coding sequence GTGAATAAAAATAAAATAACAAAAGCATTAATACTAGGACTTGGTCTTTCTTTTGCTACTACCTCTTTTACAGCATTTGCTGCTAATGTACCTGAAGGTACCAAACTCGCTGCGAAACAAGAGTTCGTAAAAGGGAACGGTTCTGAAGTGGCTTCTATCGATCCACACAAAACACAAGGTGTGCCTGAATCTAATGTTATTCGTGATTTATTGGAAGGTCTGGTGAACCAAGATTCTGATGGTAATACTATTCCTGGTGTTGCTGAACGTTGGGAAACAACAGATAACAAAACATTTATTTTCCATTTACGTAAAGATGCTAAATGGTCAAATGGAGATCCTGTTACCGCGGAAGATTTTGTTTACAGTTTCCAACGAGCAGTTGACCCTGCGACTGCATCACCGTATTCATGGTACCTAGATATGACAACCATGGTGAATGCCTCTGATATTATTGCCGGAAAAAAAGATAAAAGTACGTTAGGTGTTAAAGCTATTGATGAGAACACTTTAGAGATTAAATTAGCGAGTTCAGTCCCTTATTTTGTAATGATGATGGGCCACACTACAATGAAACCTGTTCATAAAGCAACGGTAGAAGAGTTTGGTGACCAATGGACTAAACCCGAAAATTTTGTGGGTAATGGTGCATTTGTCATGAGTAAATGGGTAATCAATGAACGTATTGAAATGACACCGAATAAATATTATTGGGATAACGAAAAAACAGTATTAACCAAAGTCACTTATTTACCACTGGAAAACTATGTTGCTGAAATGAATCGTTTTCTTGCTGGTGAAATCGATATGACATATGAATTACCCAATGAGCATTTCAAACGTTTACAAAAAGAACATGCAGATTCGTTAGCAATCAAAGGTGACCTTTGTACTTACTATTACAGTTTAAATACGCTTAAACCGCCATTTGATGATGTACGAGTGCGTAAAGCGGTTTCTTATGCAATTGATCGTAATGTGATCACTAAATTTTTATTAGGAAAAGGCGAAAAACCTGCTTATGGTTTAACACCTGAAATTGTCGCTAATTTTAATCCTGAACTACCAGAATATGCAAAACTGACTCAAAAAGAGCGTGATACGAAGGCAAAGGCGTTACTAGAAGAGGCTGGTTACAATAAATCTAATCCACTTAAGTTTTCATTACTGTACAACACAAGTGAAAATCATAAAAAATTAGCAGTCGCGATTGGTTCAATGTGGAAAAAAACATTAGGCATTGAAGTTACTTTAGAAAACCAAGAGTGGAAAACCTACCTAGAAACTAAAAATCAAGGAAACTTTCAAGTTGCTCGTGCGTCATGGTGTGGTGATTACAACGAGGCTTCTACCTTTACTTCATTAATGGAAGGCCAGAACACAACAGGCGGAGTTCATTATAAAAGTGATGCTTATGATAAATTAACTAAACAAGCGATTGAAAGCACCTCTGAAACTGAACGCCAACAACTCTATTATGGTCAGGAAAAACTTTTAGCTGAAGATATGCCAATCATTCCTGTTTATCAGTATGTTAAAGCGCGTCTTCTTAACCCTCATGTGGGAGGTTATGCAAAAAACAATGCTGAAGATAAAATCTACTCAAAAGATTTATATATCATCGCAGAATAA
- the oppB gene encoding oligopeptide ABC transporter permease OppB yields MLKFILKRIIEAIPTLLVLITVSFFLMRFAPGSPFSSERELPPQVMQNINAKYGLDKPVLEQYTTYLTNVLQGDLGPSFKYMDFTVNELVIAALPVSAKIGAFAFIFALVCGVAIGTLAALRQNTWLDYSLMSTSMLGIVMPSFVLAPVLIYIFSIGLGWFPAGGWFDGTAKYMVLPVVGMAMMYVATFARITRGSMIETLNSNFIRTARAKGLSFSYIVLHHALKPAMLPVVSYMGPAFVGIITGSVVIETIFGLPGIGKLFVNAAFNRDYSLVMGITILIGLLFIVFNAIVDILLAYVDPKIRF; encoded by the coding sequence ATGTTGAAATTTATCTTAAAAAGAATAATAGAGGCAATACCTACCCTATTGGTCTTGATAACTGTTTCTTTTTTCTTAATGCGTTTTGCCCCTGGTAGCCCATTTTCAAGTGAACGGGAATTACCCCCGCAGGTAATGCAAAATATTAATGCTAAGTACGGCTTAGATAAACCCGTCTTAGAACAATACACGACCTATTTAACCAATGTGTTACAGGGAGATTTAGGTCCTTCATTCAAGTATATGGACTTTACTGTAAATGAACTTGTCATTGCTGCTTTACCTGTTTCTGCAAAAATAGGGGCTTTTGCATTTATCTTTGCTTTGGTGTGTGGTGTTGCTATTGGCACTCTGGCAGCACTGCGCCAGAATACTTGGTTAGATTACAGCTTAATGTCTACATCAATGCTTGGGATCGTCATGCCTTCCTTTGTCTTAGCTCCTGTACTGATTTACATCTTCTCGATCGGTTTAGGGTGGTTCCCAGCTGGTGGTTGGTTTGATGGAACGGCTAAATACATGGTGCTACCTGTAGTAGGTATGGCCATGATGTATGTGGCCACTTTTGCCCGTATTACGCGTGGTAGTATGATTGAAACACTGAATAGTAATTTTATTCGCACAGCCCGCGCTAAAGGATTGAGCTTTTCTTATATCGTTTTACACCATGCACTAAAACCAGCAATGCTACCCGTCGTTTCCTATATGGGGCCTGCTTTTGTCGGTATTATCACTGGTTCAGTCGTTATTGAAACCATTTTTGGTTTGCCTGGTATTGGTAAATTATTCGTTAATGCTGCTTTCAATCGAGATTATTCATTAGTGATGGGGATAACGATTTTAATTGGATTATTGTTTATCGTGTTCAATGCCATTGTTGATATTTTATTGGCTTATGTCGATCCAAAAATTCGCTTTTAA